One Brassica oleracea var. oleracea cultivar TO1000 chromosome C7, BOL, whole genome shotgun sequence genomic window carries:
- the LOC106301963 gene encoding PLASMODESMATA CALLOSE-BINDING PROTEIN 1-like has protein sequence MAALVLSLLLLAMASHSSASWCVCKTGLSDTVLQSTLDYACGNGADCNPTHPKAPCFDPDNVRSHCNYAVNSFFQKKHQAPGTCDFSGTATPTNSDPSYSGCTFPTSASGSGGSTTVTPGTTNPKGSSTSTTLPGGNGNSPYSGTSSTNGVFGNNSTGINPDYTTESSAFALRNSSTFLTCLLLIALSGFSSFLML, from the exons ATGGCTGCTCTGGTTCTTTCACTTCTCCTCCTAGCCATGGCTAGCCATTCTA GTGCCTCATGGTGCGTGTGCAAAACAGGGCTGAGTGATACAGTGCTACAGAGCACACTAGACTATGCCTGTGGTAATGGAGCAGACTGTAACCCCACTCACCCAAAAGCACCTTGCTTTGACCCTGACAATGTTAGGTCTCACTGCAACTATGCAGTCAATAGCTTCTTCCAAAAGAAGCATCAGGCTCCAGGCACTTGTGATTTCAGTGGCACTGCCACTCCAACTAACTCTGATCCAA GTTACTCAGGATGCACCTTCCCTACTAGTGCCAG TGGCTCCGGTGGCAGCACCACTGTGACACCAGGCACAACTAATCCAAAAGGCAGCTCAACAAGCACCACGCTTCCTGGTGGCAATGGCAACAGTCCTTATTCAGGAACCTCCTCAACCAATGGAGTTTTTGGAAACAATAGCACAGGGATTAACCCGGACTACACTACAGAGAGCAGCGCATTTGCTCTCAGGAACTCAAGCACATTTCTCACCTGCCTTCTCTTGATCGCTTTGAGTGGATTCTCTTCTTTCTTGATGCTCTAA